From Acidimicrobiales bacterium, the proteins below share one genomic window:
- a CDS encoding GAF and ANTAR domain-containing protein has protein sequence MDVTMTSGVGIMLRSGEVTRGSLGTTDAVSSLIEELQFMLGEGPCIDAYNLEVPIAESNLADMTGRWLGFTPPVFKAGVRALFAFPLRVDAVRIGSLDLYRDHSGALSDDQHADALIMAGVVSQAVLAIQAAAPPGELAAQLEALMTPQNVVYQAVGMVSAQVGVSVDESLIRLKAHAFASDRLLTELAKDMVARRLRFNAAGEAQDVTS, from the coding sequence ATGGACGTGACCATGACGAGCGGTGTGGGGATCATGCTCAGATCCGGCGAGGTGACGCGTGGATCGCTCGGCACGACCGACGCAGTGAGTTCGTTGATCGAGGAGCTGCAGTTCATGCTGGGCGAAGGACCTTGCATCGACGCCTACAATCTCGAGGTACCGATTGCTGAATCCAATCTCGCTGATATGACCGGTCGGTGGCTCGGCTTCACCCCTCCCGTATTCAAAGCAGGTGTGAGGGCGCTCTTCGCGTTCCCACTTCGGGTGGATGCTGTCCGCATAGGTTCGCTCGATCTCTACCGTGACCACTCCGGGGCGTTGAGTGATGACCAGCATGCCGACGCGCTCATCATGGCGGGTGTCGTCTCCCAGGCCGTGCTCGCGATCCAGGCCGCAGCACCCCCCGGCGAGCTAGCCGCTCAGCTCGAGGCCCTGATGACGCCCCAAAACGTTGTCTACCAGGCAGTCGGAATGGTCTCGGCACAGGTCGGAGTGAGTGTCGATGAATCCCTGATCCGATTGAAGGCCCACGCCTTTGCGAGTGATCGCCTGCTCACCGAACTTGCGAAAGACATGGTTGCTCGGCGCTTACGTTTCAACGCTGCAGGCGAAGCGCAGGATGTCACGTCGTAG